The region TTGATCCATAGACCATTCAATCAGCTCGTCCCAATCTGTATATTTATCGCCCTTTTCATCGCGAGCATTAATAGCCTCTTCTTTATTTGACGTTCTAAAGCATTTGATTCCAACGACGTCCATAGTTTGCCGTTTTACGGATTGAACCATTTCATCCAATTGAGTTTCATCAAGGTTATCAATTTGTGAAATGATGATGCACAGCTTATACTTTTCCGATCTAATTTTGTGGCAAAGTTCCGCATCATAGGGTGTAAAGCGTTTACTTGCACCATTAACAACATACCAAACGAGATGGACGCTTTCTTCGCCATCTATCCCCTTATGTTCGTCCTTACAAAGGAATTCATCAAAGAGCATTTTCTTATAATAGTCTTCTCTTCCAAGCTCATATCCTTCGCTATCATAAATATTAACCAAATCGTTCTTGTATAAAGTAATATCCCTAGTGCATGGTTCGCCATCACTGACTTTGGCCACTTCATCTTTAAAGATGAAATTGACTATAGATGACTTTCCCGCACCCGTTTGGCCACAAATCAAGATATTCGGTTTCTTGAAGGTTTCCTGGTATTTTCTCAACTCTTCGTCAAGTTTTTCTTGAGAATAAGCGAATTCTTCAGACATATTTATCTCCTTGTAAAAAATCTTCCTTTCTTATAGATTCCTACATTCCATTAGTTTTACCGATAGCCCTAATATAAAACGAGCAGACGACAATTAATGTCGTTTGCTCTCGGATTTCATAACTCCACAAAAAAAAGCGTGGAATTAATGCTACTTACCCTACAGTGGTTCGGCAAAACCTATACGGAATAAATGCAAAAACCCACGCCACGCGGCGTGAACCTATGCATCTTAGTTTTCCGTATTTCAAAAATTTTGCCGATTTCTGTAGGAAGCCAAGAGCAAAGCTCAAACTTATGTCAAAATGTTACTACTCGATAAAGCCTCTAGTTGAATAAACTCCGTTACTAATATAATAAATATACTCATATTTCTACAAAAATTTTTCAAAAAAATTGGCTCTGAATCGCCAAAACAAACGTGTTAAGTAATAGGGTGCCCCCCGAACAACAATCTTGTCATTATCTAGATAAAGATATATATTATGGACATAAAGATAAGCGATCACGCAAAACAGCGAATGGACGAGAGAGGCTTTTCCGAAAAAACAAGTGAGGTCTTTCTTTGATTCAAACGAGCCGATTACCTCTTGGAAAATTTCGGACTCTGACAACTCAGTGATTTTGGTTGATACAGTGTTTGATGAACAAGGGTTTAGGCTAGTTTATAACGCGCTCACAGATACTCTGATTACACTTTACCCAAGGAGGTAATTCATGACAGACAAAGAACTTGCATTGGCCCTTGAAAGGGAATATGAGGAAACGGGTGAAAACGCAGGCACCGCTATGCCCCCCGCACCTTCAATTGCTGCTGCCATAGCGACCGTTAAAAAGCGCAAGACCAAGGTAGGAACAAGTTTTGATCCGGGTGTTTTAGAAGCGTTCAAGGCAAAGGCAGAACGCGTCGGCATTCCTTATCAGACGCTGCTCAATTCCGTGGTCAAACGCTATACCGAAAGCAAGCTCGACATCGAAGTCGCGTAAATCCAAAAGAAATTTTATTTCCTAGGAAACAAACCCTTGCAGCCCGGCTCTCCGCCGGGCTTTTTGCTGTTTTTACAAAAATTTTACAAAAATTCGGGCATTGGCGGATTGAATCAAACGTGTTAAGAAATAGGGACTATCTCTAATTTAACACGAAAGGAAACTTATATGCCTGATGAAAATGCAAGTCGGCCGACCAAGAAGTACATTGTCACGAACGAGCGCGGCGAGGAATTCCTGCTGCCCAAATACGCGGCGACCTTCCGCATCCTGATGGATGACAAGGATACGATCCGCGATGTGCTCAACAGCCTGCTCCAGCTGGACCACGAACGCGAAATCACGGAGCTTGAATACGAATTCGAGAAGCCCATCGACATCTTTATGCCGGAGAATGATCCGGCTCGGCTTGATGTTTGGGTACACACTCGGGACAATCGCCATATGAATATCGAAATGCAGAACAAGGTGCACTCGTTCTTTTATGACCGCATGCAGCTCTACAACACGTACCTCACGCTGCGCGGCAAGTACGAGTTTAACCGTTCTCCCTATTTCTTGGGCCTACCGGAAGAGGAACGCAGGTATCGCTACTACGAACTTCCGGAAACGGTATCCATCTGGCTTTGCAACGACCCGATTCTCAAGCCGAAGGATATCTACAAGGATGTATGGTCCACCTATAGCGAACATGATGTCAAGTCTGGGAACGCCCTTCCCATTTCGCGGAAAAATAGGTATATTGTTATTGACTTGCCTAATTTCGTGAAGTTGCGCAAGGGTGTGAAAACCCGCGAGGATTTCTGGCTTAGGCTTATCTCTAGGGGGCCACTCCAGGTTCCCAAGACGGAAGATCCGATTTTCGCGAATGCACTTGACCGCTTGCGTGTAAGTCGCATGAGCCCAGAACTTTTGAAAGCATTGGAGGCTAACATGTTCGACCATCATGAATACGAAGTTCTCGAAGCTGAAGCCTTCCTCAAGGGCGAAGCAAGGGGCCTTGCTAGTGGTATGAAAAAAGGTGCCCAGCAGGAACGCGAAAAGAACGAAGCCCTGACTACAAAACGAGCCAATTATCTCCGCTCGCAGAATGTACCGGACGACGTGATTTCTACAATGCTTTCGCTTAAGTAATCTATAAGCACAAAGGTAGTCGGAAGGCTACCTTTTTTGATATTTTTACGCATCCTTCACGCAGCGGATTGAATTCGCGCAGGAGAAGTCGTTCCAGAAGCGGTCGAGAACAGCATCGTCGTAGAAGTTGTCCAGGCAAACGCGGTAAGCCCATTTGTTTCGCCCGACAGAACTCCAGAAACGAGTGTGTCGGCCTCGTGCTCCGCAAAAACCGAATTCTTCCATGCAACCCGCCGGATACGCCGTAAAGTTGAATGCATCAGCACTTTTGCCAACAGGGAACAGTTCGTCTTCTTCCCAATCGTCTTTGGACTTTAACGCAAGAGCCGCCCCGAGGTAAGTTTCGGCACCATGCTCGCCCATTTCACATTTTGCGCCAACTGCATTAAACAAGTCTCGCCAATCGTCATTGTTCGGCAAGCGCCAGCCCTCGGGGACTGCGGCTTCTGCAAATTTCCAGTAGTAGCACAAGCCATATTTCTTCACATTTGGGTCGCAGTTCCAATCGTAAGGCGGCGTTTCGCCATTCAAGCACAAATACCCCATGCCGCCGGCATACGCCTGCGCACCTTCGCATTTATGCCGCAAGTTTTCGGCGAACCAAATCTGATTTCCGATTTTCACGGTGCGGTAGGTTTCACCGTCTCGCGGGTCTGTAAAGTATGAGTCTTTCATAAAAGCCACCTACATAATCAAGTTCACTATGAGTTTGGTCATGGTTTCACGTTCTTCGGGTTTGCTTTCGGCAATGAGCAGCGTGAGTGCGACTAGGGCTCCATCGCTTACGATTTTGGAGCCGTCCACTCGATAAAGGATATCGTTGCGCGACATATACCACAAGAAAATGAACGCAGCAATGCGCTTATTGCCATCGACAAAGGAATGGTTCTTGACAAGCAGATACAGGAGCGTTGCCGCCTTCATCTGTACGGTCGGATAAAGTTCCTTGCCGTCGAAGGTCTGATAAATT is a window of uncultured Fibrobacter sp. DNA encoding:
- a CDS encoding PD-(D/E)XK nuclease family transposase: MPDENASRPTKKYIVTNERGEEFLLPKYAATFRILMDDKDTIRDVLNSLLQLDHEREITELEYEFEKPIDIFMPENDPARLDVWVHTRDNRHMNIEMQNKVHSFFYDRMQLYNTYLTLRGKYEFNRSPYFLGLPEEERRYRYYELPETVSIWLCNDPILKPKDIYKDVWSTYSEHDVKSGNALPISRKNRYIVIDLPNFVKLRKGVKTREDFWLRLISRGPLQVPKTEDPIFANALDRLRVSRMSPELLKALEANMFDHHEYEVLEAEAFLKGEARGLASGMKKGAQQEREKNEALTTKRANYLRSQNVPDDVISTMLSLK
- a CDS encoding FISUMP domain-containing protein, giving the protein MKDSYFTDPRDGETYRTVKIGNQIWFAENLRHKCEGAQAYAGGMGYLCLNGETPPYDWNCDPNVKKYGLCYYWKFAEAAVPEGWRLPNNDDWRDLFNAVGAKCEMGEHGAETYLGAALALKSKDDWEEDELFPVGKSADAFNFTAYPAGCMEEFGFCGARGRHTRFWSSVGRNKWAYRVCLDNFYDDAVLDRFWNDFSCANSIRCVKDA
- a CDS encoding Fic family protein, with product MNRLEKLEISNVIGDFRAALETLDRYDHQQLEFPKTGVDYSETNGPITYELAMEAIGVLKEKFRDSGIFGVEKDASFKSSLGQIYQTFDGKELYPTVQMKAATLLYLLVKNHSFVDGNKRIAAFIFLWYMSRNDILYRVDGSKIVSDGALVALTLLIAESKPEERETMTKLIVNLIM
- a CDS encoding GTPase; translation: MSEEFAYSQEKLDEELRKYQETFKKPNILICGQTGAGKSSIVNFIFKDEVAKVSDGEPCTRDITLYKNDLVNIYDSEGYELGREDYYKKMLFDEFLCKDEHKGIDGEESVHLVWYVVNGASKRFTPYDAELCHKIRSEKYKLCIIISQIDNLDETQLDEMVQSVKRQTMDVVGIKCFRTSNKEEAINARDEKGDKYTDWDELIEWSMDQMPEMCKDRFASAMKKGLKEKESQAKKRIIAATAAAATVGASPIPYSDAVILIPIQTGLVLAVLNVYGLKFAGGAAAVAGLLTAIGVKNAGKAIAGNLIKMIPGVGSFVGGVINAAVAAAFTAAIGEATSVFAYKQCEKAINGESDYYVDINDFFNSDFMNLVNQILSSKLNK